The following are encoded together in the Parabacteroides chongii genome:
- a CDS encoding uroporphyrinogen decarboxylase family protein, producing MTGYERIQAALSGKQPDKTPIMLHNFMMAVSEAGYTMEQFRNDPRVIAECFIRAVEKYQYDGVVVDIDTVTLAGACGVNVDFPKTEPARSHEGILASLAEVDQLKPVDIQSYRYANIWCEAVTLLKTHFKGEIYIRGNCDQAPFSLATMLRGVENMMIDLCLEEEESVFALLDYCYEATSQFIRMMKEAGADMVSNGDSPAGPSMLSPDMYGRFALPYEKKVCEYAHQLEIPYLLHICGNTDIIIDQMITCGADVLELDYKTNIHLAEEKMRGTTVFAGNIDPAGVLAFGTPQLVREKTSELLNIFKDNPRFILNAGCAIPSTTPSENLFAMIQTAREYTY from the coding sequence ATGACAGGATACGAAAGAATCCAAGCGGCTCTTTCCGGCAAGCAACCGGACAAGACCCCAATAATGCTGCACAATTTTATGATGGCTGTCAGCGAAGCCGGATACACGATGGAACAGTTCCGCAACGACCCACGGGTGATAGCCGAATGCTTTATCCGTGCCGTAGAAAAATATCAATATGATGGAGTTGTGGTAGATATCGACACGGTTACACTTGCTGGTGCGTGTGGCGTAAACGTTGACTTTCCGAAGACAGAACCGGCTCGCTCTCATGAAGGAATCTTAGCATCATTGGCTGAAGTCGACCAATTAAAACCGGTTGACATACAAAGTTACCGATACGCAAATATCTGGTGTGAAGCTGTAACCTTATTAAAAACTCACTTCAAAGGTGAAATTTATATACGTGGGAATTGTGACCAAGCACCATTCTCGTTGGCGACAATGCTCCGCGGCGTAGAGAATATGATGATAGACTTATGCCTGGAAGAGGAAGAATCTGTTTTTGCACTACTGGACTATTGTTATGAAGCGACTTCACAATTTATTCGAATGATGAAAGAAGCCGGAGCCGATATGGTTTCAAACGGTGATAGTCCGGCCGGTCCTTCTATGTTATCTCCTGATATGTACGGAAGGTTCGCACTCCCATACGAAAAGAAAGTTTGTGAATACGCTCATCAATTGGAAATCCCATATCTGTTACATATTTGTGGTAATACGGATATTATTATCGATCAAATGATTACATGTGGAGCTGATGTACTGGAACTGGATTATAAAACGAACATCCATCTGGCGGAAGAAAAAATGCGTGGAACAACAGTTTTTGCCGGAAATATTGATCCAGCCGGAGTACTGGCATTCGGTACACCTCAATTAGTCAGAGAAAAGACCTCAGAGTTACTGAACATATTCAAAGATAATCCCCGATTTATATTAAATGCCGGTTGTGCCATTCCCTCAACAACACCTTCTGAGAACCTGTTCGCAATGATTCAGACAGCACGGGAGTATACTTACTAA